Proteins encoded by one window of Streptomyces sp. NBC_01571:
- a CDS encoding creatininase family protein, with protein MRDLTELTWHEVREAGTRAIALLPIGSQEQHAAHLPMGTDTLLAEAVLDRAAALLTEDPTESELVRLPALPFGHSPHHLFAAAVSLSAATLGAVLDDVLDSLVTSGYRRIMVINGHGGNDEIMRLAVKRFALRADVTVAACSYWTITAGDDGADEGRPEVTPGHAGWFETSLMLAAHPALVRTPVAPRAPVEPPPLFDNPPYPGLTVERHGEWARVGGSTDDASGADAASGRRLLDDRARGLARAIRAFDAATIRTEENNEDH; from the coding sequence GTGAGAGATCTGACCGAGCTGACCTGGCACGAAGTACGCGAAGCAGGCACGCGCGCGATCGCGCTGCTGCCCATCGGGTCACAGGAACAGCACGCCGCCCACCTGCCCATGGGCACCGACACCCTCCTCGCCGAGGCGGTACTCGACCGGGCGGCCGCGCTGCTCACCGAGGACCCGACCGAGTCCGAGCTGGTCCGGCTGCCCGCCCTGCCGTTCGGCCACAGCCCGCACCACCTGTTCGCAGCCGCCGTCTCCCTGTCCGCCGCGACGCTGGGCGCCGTACTCGACGACGTCCTCGACTCCCTGGTCACCAGCGGATACCGGCGGATCATGGTCATCAACGGCCATGGCGGCAACGACGAGATCATGCGGCTCGCCGTGAAGCGTTTCGCGCTGCGCGCCGACGTCACCGTCGCCGCCTGCTCGTACTGGACGATCACGGCCGGTGACGACGGAGCCGACGAGGGCAGGCCCGAGGTCACCCCGGGACACGCCGGCTGGTTCGAGACCTCCCTGATGCTCGCCGCCCACCCCGCCCTCGTCCGCACCCCGGTCGCACCCCGGGCCCCGGTCGAGCCCCCGCCTCTTTTCGACAACCCGCCGTACCCCGGACTGACCGTGGAGCGCCACGGCGAATGGGCTCGGGTCGGCGGATCGACGGACGACGCCTCCGGCGCCGACGCCGCGTCGGGGCGCCGGCTACTGGACGACAGGGCCCGGGGACTCGCCCGGGCGATCCGTGCGTTCGACGCCGCCACCATCCGAACCGAGGAGAACAATGAAGATCACTGA
- a CDS encoding ABC transporter ATP-binding protein produces MTDDHVTPDRTTPVPTAPVLEIDDLSVDFRLDASTVHAVRGVSLRVGAGETLAVVGESGSGKTATALSVLRLNPAPPCRYTGGEIRFEGRDLLAVSEKELCAIRGHDIAMIFQDPMTSLDPLQRVGTQVAEVLRHHRGLSRAEAGAAALAALDEVGVPDPERRYRQYPHELSGGLRQRVMIATALVARPSVLIADEPTTALDVTVQRQILDLLVALQRRHGMAVVLITHDLGVVAETADRVVVMNAGRVVESGDVMDVFDHPAEDYTRRLLDATPRLESA; encoded by the coding sequence ATGACAGACGACCACGTCACCCCCGACCGCACCACGCCCGTTCCCACCGCGCCCGTCCTCGAAATCGACGACCTGAGCGTCGACTTCCGGCTCGACGCCTCCACCGTGCACGCCGTCCGGGGCGTCAGCCTCCGGGTCGGCGCCGGCGAGACCCTCGCCGTCGTGGGCGAGTCCGGCAGCGGCAAGACGGCCACCGCACTGTCCGTGCTGCGCCTCAACCCCGCACCGCCGTGCCGCTACACGGGCGGTGAGATCCGCTTCGAGGGCCGCGACCTGCTCGCCGTGAGCGAGAAGGAACTGTGCGCGATCCGCGGCCACGACATCGCCATGATCTTCCAGGATCCGATGACCAGTCTCGACCCTCTCCAGCGGGTCGGCACCCAGGTCGCCGAGGTGCTGCGACACCACCGCGGTCTCTCCCGCGCCGAGGCCGGAGCGGCGGCGCTCGCCGCACTGGACGAGGTCGGCGTCCCCGACCCCGAACGCCGCTACCGGCAGTACCCGCACGAGCTCTCCGGCGGTCTGCGCCAGCGCGTGATGATCGCGACGGCACTGGTGGCGCGGCCAAGCGTCCTCATCGCCGACGAGCCGACCACCGCGCTCGACGTCACTGTGCAGCGCCAGATCCTGGATCTGCTCGTCGCACTCCAGAGACGACACGGCATGGCCGTCGTACTGATCACCCACGACCTCGGAGTGGTCGCCGAGACGGCCGACCGGGTCGTGGTCATGAACGCGGGCCGGGTCGTGGAGAGCGGTGACGTCATGGACGTCTTCGACCACCCCGCCGAGGACTACACGCGTCGGCTGCTGGACGCGACCCCACGATTGGAGTCGGCATGA
- a CDS encoding ATP-binding cassette domain-containing protein produces MTLLELDHLRMEFGGKPPHVAVDDVSLTVAEGQTLALVGESGCGKTTLTRLLLRLLEPTAGSVRFDGQDLGTLSPARLRAVRRQMQVVLQDPYSSMNPRMRITDIVAEPLVTHDPQARGRRGRARTRERVGELLESVGLPAGIQDRYPHEFSGGQRQRVSIARALALEPRLVVLDEPTSALDVSVQAQVLDLLAELQRRLGLTYVFVSHNLAVVRQVADRVAVMRQGRLVEVGDAADVFGNPRHPYTRQLLDAVPLPDPRRARRARTEAV; encoded by the coding sequence ATGACGCTGCTCGAACTGGACCACCTGCGCATGGAGTTCGGCGGCAAGCCGCCTCATGTGGCGGTCGACGACGTGTCGCTGACCGTCGCCGAGGGGCAGACCCTGGCCCTGGTCGGGGAATCGGGCTGCGGCAAGACCACCCTGACCCGGCTGCTCCTGCGGCTGCTGGAACCGACCGCCGGGAGTGTCCGGTTCGACGGGCAGGATCTCGGGACCCTCTCTCCGGCCCGACTGCGAGCCGTGCGGCGTCAGATGCAGGTCGTGCTGCAGGACCCGTATTCCAGCATGAACCCGCGCATGCGGATCACCGACATCGTCGCCGAGCCGCTGGTCACCCACGACCCTCAGGCGCGCGGCCGGCGCGGCAGGGCCCGCACCCGCGAACGCGTCGGCGAGCTGCTGGAGTCGGTGGGGCTGCCCGCCGGGATCCAGGACCGCTACCCGCACGAGTTCTCCGGCGGCCAGCGCCAGCGCGTCTCCATCGCCCGCGCCCTCGCCCTCGAACCCCGCCTGGTCGTGCTCGACGAACCCACCAGCGCACTCGACGTATCCGTCCAGGCACAGGTTCTCGACCTGCTGGCGGAGCTGCAACGGCGCCTCGGTCTGACCTACGTCTTCGTCTCCCACAACCTCGCCGTCGTCCGGCAGGTGGCCGACCGGGTCGCCGTGATGCGGCAGGGCCGGCTGGTGGAAGTCGGCGACGCGGCCGACGTCTTCGGAAATCCGCGGCACCCGTACACCCGGCAGTTGCTGGACGCCGTTCCCCTGCCCGACCCGCGCCGCGCCCGCCGCGCCCGTACGGAGGCGGTCTAG
- a CDS encoding ROK family protein, whose translation MLGGVELVPGRVRAAVLSMSGTVVRRAEASYDAATALPADIDAALALAAGVFDGHDLVGVGVAAAGLVDPGAGLINEVNDVPALHGYPLTARLGALTGVPVRVEHRARLQVLGDRWFGAGRGRRTFASVSTGEVLGVGILYDGEVLAPAGGRSGAHMTVSASGDTCTCGGRGCWKTVATTRWLRARARAAGLGDGVSLAALVERDDESARRTVAEYAENVALGLVNVQQLFAPGLFVLHGEAREGGERFRTLIEERLRSDGASVGAELSQVVVSGAAVDDVALLGGAGLVLSHL comes from the coding sequence ATGCTCGGTGGGGTGGAACTGGTGCCCGGACGGGTCAGGGCGGCCGTGCTGAGCATGTCCGGCACAGTGGTGCGGCGCGCCGAGGCGTCGTACGACGCGGCGACGGCGCTGCCCGCCGACATCGACGCGGCGCTCGCGCTGGCCGCCGGAGTCTTCGACGGGCACGACCTGGTCGGGGTGGGCGTGGCGGCCGCCGGGCTCGTGGATCCCGGTGCCGGCCTGATCAACGAGGTCAACGACGTGCCGGCACTGCACGGTTACCCCCTGACCGCGCGGCTCGGCGCACTGACCGGTGTGCCGGTGCGTGTCGAGCACCGGGCCAGGTTGCAGGTGCTCGGCGACCGCTGGTTCGGGGCCGGGCGCGGACGCCGGACGTTCGCCTCGGTGTCGACCGGAGAGGTGCTGGGGGTCGGCATCCTGTACGACGGTGAGGTGCTCGCCCCGGCCGGTGGCCGCAGCGGCGCCCATATGACGGTGTCGGCCAGTGGCGACACGTGCACCTGCGGCGGCCGCGGCTGCTGGAAGACGGTGGCCACCACCCGTTGGCTGCGGGCCCGCGCCCGTGCGGCCGGACTCGGCGACGGGGTGTCGCTCGCCGCGCTGGTGGAGCGCGACGACGAGTCGGCCCGGCGCACGGTCGCGGAGTACGCCGAGAACGTGGCCCTGGGTCTGGTCAACGTCCAGCAGCTGTTCGCGCCCGGATTGTTCGTCCTGCACGGAGAGGCACGCGAGGGCGGTGAGCGGTTCCGCACCCTCATCGAGGAGCGGCTGCGCTCGGACGGTGCGTCGGTGGGCGCCGAGTTGTCGCAGGTGGTGGTGAGCGGGGCGGCCGTGGACGATGTCGCCCTGCTGGGCGGCGCCGGTCTGGTGCTGTCCCACCTCTAG
- a CDS encoding mandelate racemase/muconate lactonizing enzyme family protein gives MKITDVDVWVVNLPLLNPFTSSFETKTGETRTVVRIRTDDGVEGWGETMWGRPVAAIVRAIAGDLIGTSPFALESFHRRQHMVPFFHGYLGYAAIAALDVACWDAMGKATGQSVTDLLGGPVRDEVPITALVTRADAPGASADALPGQLADHAARVVAEGGFGAVKLKGSTDVAGDVAIMRALRAALPEVNLRVDPNAAWSVPDSIRAGIALEELDLEYLEDPCVGIDGMSQVRAKVRIPLCTNMCVVRFEDFAPAMRLNAVDVIHGDVYKWGGIAATKALAAHCETFGLGMNLHSGGELGIATAAHLAVVSSTPVLSRAIDSMYYLHADDIIEPLHLEGGRLRVPTGSGLGVTVDEEKLRHFAGVNEREGDLTG, from the coding sequence ATGAAGATCACTGACGTCGACGTATGGGTGGTCAACCTGCCCCTGCTCAATCCGTTCACCAGCTCGTTCGAGACCAAGACCGGGGAGACCCGCACCGTCGTACGGATCCGCACCGACGACGGTGTCGAGGGCTGGGGCGAGACGATGTGGGGCCGGCCCGTCGCGGCGATCGTCCGCGCGATCGCCGGCGATCTGATCGGCACCAGCCCGTTCGCCCTGGAGAGCTTCCACCGCAGGCAGCACATGGTGCCCTTCTTCCACGGCTATCTCGGATACGCGGCCATCGCCGCACTCGACGTGGCCTGTTGGGACGCCATGGGCAAGGCGACCGGACAGTCCGTCACCGACCTGCTGGGCGGACCCGTCCGGGACGAGGTCCCCATCACCGCCCTGGTGACCCGCGCCGACGCACCCGGTGCGAGTGCCGACGCCCTTCCCGGACAACTCGCCGACCACGCGGCGCGCGTGGTCGCCGAAGGCGGGTTCGGCGCCGTCAAGCTCAAGGGCAGCACCGACGTGGCGGGCGATGTCGCCATCATGCGGGCGCTGCGCGCCGCGCTGCCCGAGGTGAACCTTCGGGTGGATCCCAACGCGGCCTGGTCCGTGCCCGATTCGATACGTGCCGGGATCGCCCTCGAAGAGCTGGACCTCGAATACCTGGAGGACCCTTGTGTCGGCATCGACGGCATGAGCCAGGTGAGGGCGAAGGTGCGGATCCCGCTGTGCACCAACATGTGCGTCGTACGGTTCGAGGACTTCGCCCCCGCCATGCGTCTGAACGCGGTCGACGTCATCCACGGCGACGTCTACAAGTGGGGCGGCATCGCCGCCACCAAGGCACTGGCGGCCCACTGCGAGACGTTCGGGCTCGGCATGAACCTGCACAGCGGCGGTGAGCTGGGCATCGCGACGGCCGCGCATCTCGCCGTCGTCTCCAGCACACCCGTGCTGTCCCGCGCCATCGACAGCATGTACTACCTGCACGCCGACGACATCATCGAACCCCTGCATCTCGAGGGCGGCCGTCTGCGGGTGCCGACAGGCTCCGGCCTGGGGGTGACCGTGGACGAGGAGAAACTGCGCCACTTCGCCGGGGTCAACGAGCGGGAAGGCGATCTGACCGGATGA
- a CDS encoding ABC transporter substrate-binding protein: protein MERIRQERAPDRSRPRRDVLRLAGLVLPALAAPPLLAGCRSDPASGAGNVLRVSQPGDPVTMDPQKQGDMVSMNALINMFDTLTTRGRDNKLHPRLALSWTARDERTWRFTLRPGVRFHNGEVCDAAAVKFSIERLLDPRTKSPIVELRYVKSVSVVDRLTVDVHTTLHDPILPDKLSLFGGVVVPPRYLAEAGDQGFASHPVGTGPFTFVRWQRDHELRMRAFPRHWAGRPHVDELVFSPAPNASSSLAALQSGGVDLVAGLTPDAAQQLEGYTGVTLDGFSGIRTSYLSLNTLDRGPLSDRRVRQALNHAVDVPLLIKAVLGGKAREVPAMIPRGAFGFDPSVKPFTRSVRTARELLAEAGYPNGFSTTLTASNIDSNVAEALSGLLAKAGVRARVDLLDPGTYSSRLTSSNHAALGPMYLAASTIWTLDGESMIQSNVRSDRRQSRWHSKEADRLVDIEELSVDPAERTKAFSDLQRLMQREAPFVFLYQLDNIYARNQSPRWKPGPAGVLAMASAEVSR, encoded by the coding sequence ATGGAACGTATACGTCAGGAGCGGGCCCCGGACCGCAGCCGCCCGCGCCGCGACGTCCTGCGCCTGGCCGGTTTGGTCCTGCCGGCTCTCGCCGCGCCCCCGCTGCTCGCGGGGTGCCGGAGCGATCCCGCGAGCGGCGCGGGCAACGTCCTACGGGTGTCGCAGCCCGGGGACCCCGTGACCATGGACCCGCAGAAGCAGGGCGACATGGTGTCGATGAACGCCCTGATCAACATGTTCGACACCCTGACCACCCGGGGCCGCGACAACAAGCTGCACCCGCGGCTCGCGCTGTCCTGGACCGCACGCGACGAGCGCACCTGGCGCTTCACCCTGCGCCCCGGTGTGAGGTTCCACAACGGTGAGGTCTGCGACGCCGCGGCGGTGAAGTTCTCCATCGAGCGGCTGCTCGATCCCAGGACCAAGTCACCGATCGTCGAGCTGCGTTACGTGAAGAGCGTCTCGGTCGTCGACCGGCTCACCGTGGACGTCCACACCACGTTGCACGACCCGATCCTGCCGGACAAACTCTCCCTCTTCGGCGGGGTGGTCGTCCCGCCGCGCTATCTGGCCGAGGCCGGGGACCAGGGGTTCGCCTCCCACCCGGTCGGCACCGGGCCGTTCACCTTCGTCCGCTGGCAGCGTGACCACGAACTGCGCATGCGGGCCTTCCCGCGGCACTGGGCCGGCCGGCCGCATGTCGACGAACTCGTCTTCAGCCCGGCACCCAACGCCTCGTCCTCGCTCGCCGCCCTGCAGAGCGGCGGGGTCGACCTCGTGGCGGGACTCACCCCCGACGCGGCCCAGCAACTCGAGGGCTACACCGGCGTCACCCTGGACGGGTTCAGCGGGATCCGCACCTCGTACCTCTCCCTCAACACGCTGGACAGGGGGCCGCTCAGCGACCGCCGGGTGCGGCAGGCGCTCAACCACGCGGTCGACGTACCGCTGTTGATCAAAGCGGTCCTCGGCGGCAAGGCACGCGAGGTGCCCGCGATGATCCCGCGCGGCGCCTTCGGCTTCGACCCGTCCGTCAAGCCGTTCACCCGCTCGGTGCGGACAGCACGCGAACTGCTCGCCGAAGCCGGCTATCCCAACGGGTTCAGCACCACGCTCACCGCCTCCAACATCGACTCCAACGTCGCCGAGGCGCTGTCCGGACTCCTCGCCAAGGCGGGCGTGCGCGCCCGGGTCGACCTCCTGGACCCCGGTACGTACTCCAGCCGTCTCACCTCCTCCAACCACGCCGCGCTCGGTCCGATGTACCTCGCCGCGAGCACCATCTGGACGCTGGACGGCGAGAGCATGATCCAGTCGAACGTGCGCAGCGACCGCCGGCAGAGCCGCTGGCACTCCAAGGAGGCGGACCGGCTCGTCGACATCGAGGAACTGTCCGTGGACCCGGCGGAGCGCACCAAGGCCTTCTCCGACCTGCAACGGCTGATGCAGCGGGAAGCGCCGTTCGTCTTCCTCTACCAGCTCGACAACATCTACGCCCGCAACCAGAGCCCCCGCTGGAAACCGGGCCCCGCCGGAGTCCTGGCCATGGCGAGCGCGGAGGTCTCCCGATGA
- a CDS encoding ABC transporter permease: protein MTDPSLRQRPDATHDGGPRVRTRDRDAVRLLRTVLVRLGTALLVLLCTATVSFFLVRLSGDPVKLLLPPDATAQQEAVLRGSLGLDRPLFTQYVDFLWGLPRLDFGNSLFYNEPVRTVLADRLPATLQLAAAALVVTLVIAIPAGIFAAMRRGRASDRGVMTMVLLGQSTPPFWVGILLILVFAVGLHALPASGYGTFAHLVLPAITLAVYSVAVVARLLRSSLIDVLSSDHIRTARAKGFGPLKIVLTHGLRNASLPVVTVIGLEVGSLLGGAILTEQVFSWPGVGQLTIEAISHRDFPLVQATVLLFAATFVVVNLLVDLSYSFLDPRVRTSR from the coding sequence ATGACCGACCCCTCCCTCCGGCAGCGGCCGGACGCCACCCACGACGGCGGCCCCCGCGTCCGGACCCGCGACCGGGACGCGGTACGGCTGCTGCGCACCGTCCTCGTCCGGCTCGGCACCGCCCTGCTCGTGCTGCTGTGCACGGCGACCGTGTCGTTCTTCCTGGTCCGGCTCTCCGGGGACCCCGTCAAACTGCTGCTCCCGCCGGACGCGACCGCTCAGCAGGAAGCCGTGCTCCGGGGCTCCCTGGGCCTGGACCGGCCACTGTTCACCCAGTACGTCGACTTCCTGTGGGGGCTGCCCCGCCTCGACTTCGGCAACTCCCTCTTCTACAACGAGCCCGTGCGCACCGTACTCGCCGACCGGCTCCCCGCCACCCTCCAACTCGCCGCGGCCGCACTGGTGGTGACCCTCGTCATCGCGATCCCCGCGGGCATCTTCGCCGCGATGCGACGCGGCCGGGCCTCCGACCGTGGCGTGATGACCATGGTGCTGCTCGGGCAGTCCACCCCGCCGTTCTGGGTCGGCATCCTGCTGATCCTGGTCTTCGCCGTCGGCCTGCACGCCCTTCCCGCCTCCGGCTACGGCACGTTCGCCCATCTCGTCCTGCCGGCGATCACCCTCGCGGTCTACTCCGTCGCCGTCGTCGCACGGCTGTTGCGCTCCTCGCTGATCGACGTCCTGTCCTCCGATCACATCCGTACCGCGCGCGCCAAAGGCTTCGGCCCGCTCAAGATCGTGCTCACACACGGCCTGCGCAACGCGTCGCTGCCGGTGGTGACCGTGATCGGTCTGGAGGTCGGCAGCCTGCTGGGCGGCGCGATCCTCACCGAACAGGTCTTCTCCTGGCCCGGCGTCGGACAGCTGACGATCGAGGCCATCTCGCACCGCGACTTCCCGCTCGTCCAGGCCACCGTGCTGCTCTTCGCCGCGACCTTCGTCGTGGTGAACCTGCTGGTCGACCTCTCCTACAGCTTCCTCGACCCGAGGGTGAGGACGTCCCGATGA
- a CDS encoding RidA family protein has product MRKEAVHTGDAPRPAGAYSQGVVAGGFLYTAGFGPQDPRTGTMPEGVADQTRQVLRNIRAVLAERGLSLDDVVKVTVHLQELRRDFADFDAAYRPFFAEPCPVRTTVGSDLMNILVEIDVVAVLPA; this is encoded by the coding sequence ATGAGGAAGGAAGCGGTTCACACGGGGGACGCGCCCCGGCCGGCCGGGGCGTACAGCCAGGGCGTGGTAGCCGGCGGGTTCCTGTACACCGCCGGCTTCGGTCCCCAGGACCCGCGGACCGGGACGATGCCCGAGGGTGTGGCGGACCAGACCCGGCAGGTGCTCCGGAACATCCGGGCGGTGCTGGCCGAGCGGGGGCTGAGCCTGGACGACGTCGTCAAGGTGACGGTGCACCTGCAGGAACTGCGGCGGGACTTCGCCGACTTCGACGCCGCCTATCGGCCGTTCTTCGCCGAGCCCTGCCCGGTCCGTACGACGGTCGGCTCGGACCTGATGAACATTCTCGTGGAGATCGACGTGGTGGCCGTCCTCCCTGCCTGA
- a CDS encoding SAM-dependent methyltransferase has product MTTDTPQPPQIDTSNAHPARVYDWLLGGKDNYPVDEAVGEKLPPEARDAARQNRQFMQRAAGWLATQGVDQFLDIGTGIPTAPNLHQIVQQITPTAKVVYTDNDPIVLRHAQALLTSGPEGATDYIQADVRQPAAILERARAVLDFERPIALSLIALMHFIPDEQDAHGIVRDLVATLPSGSYLVMSHASSDLYPELAEMVTAEYAKGGIRLGFRTRAEVTRFFDGLDLVDPGLVTAPEWFRTEPAPVAEGSGIYSAVARVR; this is encoded by the coding sequence ATGACGACCGACACCCCCCAGCCACCGCAGATCGACACCTCCAACGCGCATCCCGCGCGCGTCTACGACTGGCTTCTCGGTGGCAAGGACAATTACCCCGTCGACGAGGCCGTGGGGGAGAAGCTGCCGCCCGAAGCGCGCGACGCGGCCCGGCAGAACCGGCAGTTCATGCAGCGCGCCGCCGGGTGGCTCGCCACTCAGGGCGTCGACCAGTTCCTCGACATCGGCACCGGCATACCCACCGCGCCGAACCTTCACCAGATAGTCCAGCAGATCACTCCCACGGCGAAGGTCGTCTACACCGACAACGACCCGATCGTGCTGCGGCACGCACAAGCCCTGCTGACCAGCGGTCCCGAAGGGGCCACGGACTACATCCAGGCCGATGTGCGGCAGCCGGCGGCGATCCTCGAACGTGCCCGCGCCGTACTGGACTTCGAGCGCCCGATCGCTCTGTCGTTGATCGCCCTGATGCACTTCATCCCCGACGAGCAGGACGCGCACGGCATCGTCCGCGACCTGGTCGCCACCCTGCCGTCCGGCAGCTACCTGGTGATGTCGCACGCCTCGTCCGACCTGTATCCGGAACTGGCGGAGATGGTGACCGCCGAGTACGCCAAGGGCGGCATCCGCCTCGGCTTCCGTACCCGCGCGGAGGTCACCCGTTTCTTCGACGGCCTCGACCTGGTCGATCCCGGACTGGTCACGGCGCCTGAGTGGTTCAGGACGGAGCCGGCGCCCGTCGCGGAGGGCAGCGGTATCTACAGCGCGGTGGCCCGCGTCCGCTGA
- a CDS encoding ABC transporter permease has product MTVTPPSVAAPAATAGRSPRAAALQTLLRNRLAVAALAVLAIMLVFALFAPLIAPYDPNSQDLLLRLEPPAWQSGGSGAHPLGTDQLGRDMLSRVIYGTRVSLLVGAGAALLAGVIGTAVGLASGYFGGWPDRVLMRLADVQLAFPAILLALAIVGFLGSGLWYVILVLGFTGWVSYARVVRSEVMSLRSRDFITEARAIGVTDGVIMRRHLLPNVMAPLATIATLHVAAAIVAEASLSYLGLGVPKETVTWGSMLADGQLYLGTSWWVAVFPGVALMITSLAVNITGDALRDVADPKAYRR; this is encoded by the coding sequence ATGACCGTCACACCACCGTCCGTCGCCGCACCGGCGGCCACGGCGGGACGCAGCCCACGCGCCGCCGCCCTGCAGACCCTGCTCCGCAACAGGCTCGCCGTCGCCGCACTCGCCGTCCTCGCGATCATGCTGGTCTTCGCTCTCTTCGCACCGCTGATCGCCCCCTACGACCCCAACTCCCAAGACCTGCTCCTGCGGTTGGAACCACCCGCCTGGCAGTCCGGCGGTAGCGGCGCGCACCCGCTCGGCACCGACCAGCTCGGCCGCGACATGCTCTCCCGCGTCATCTACGGCACTCGTGTCTCTCTCCTCGTCGGTGCCGGCGCCGCCCTGCTCGCCGGAGTGATCGGCACCGCGGTCGGCCTCGCCTCCGGCTACTTCGGCGGCTGGCCGGACCGGGTCCTCATGCGGCTCGCCGACGTCCAACTGGCCTTCCCCGCCATCCTGCTGGCCCTGGCCATCGTGGGCTTTCTCGGCTCCGGACTCTGGTACGTGATTCTCGTCCTCGGCTTCACCGGCTGGGTGTCCTACGCCCGCGTCGTGCGCTCCGAGGTGATGTCGTTGCGCTCACGTGACTTCATCACCGAGGCACGCGCCATCGGCGTCACCGACGGCGTCATCATGCGGCGCCATCTCCTGCCCAACGTCATGGCCCCGCTCGCCACCATCGCCACCCTGCACGTCGCCGCCGCCATCGTGGCCGAGGCGTCCCTGAGCTACCTCGGACTCGGTGTACCCAAGGAAACCGTCACCTGGGGCTCGATGCTCGCCGACGGCCAGCTGTACCTCGGAACCTCCTGGTGGGTCGCGGTGTTCCCCGGCGTCGCCCTGATGATCACCTCACTCGCCGTCAACATCACCGGCGACGCCCTGCGCGACGTCGCGGACCCGAAGGCATACCGCCGATGA
- a CDS encoding ABC transporter permease, translating into MSSFSLAVRDSSTMLRRNLLHARRYPSLTLNLLLTPVMLLLLFVYIFGNTMSGGAGRSAYIAYIVPGILLMTIGSTVVGTAVSVATDMNEGIIARFRTMAIHRGSVLFGHVVGSVLQAIISVVLVGAVGVAMGFRSTDATVLEWLAAFGLLALFALAFTWIAVGMGMGSPNAEAASNSAMPLILLPLISSAFVPLDSMPGWFQPIAEYQPFTPAIETLRGLLLGTGIGNNWWIALAWCLGLSVLGHRWSKAQFDRDPK; encoded by the coding sequence ATGAGCTCCTTCTCCCTCGCCGTGCGCGACTCGTCCACGATGCTGCGCCGCAACCTGCTCCACGCCCGGCGCTACCCCTCCCTGACCCTGAACCTGCTGCTCACCCCCGTCATGCTGCTCCTGCTCTTCGTCTACATCTTCGGCAACACCATGAGCGGCGGCGCGGGCCGCTCCGCCTACATCGCCTACATCGTGCCGGGCATCCTGCTGATGACGATCGGGTCCACGGTGGTCGGCACCGCCGTCTCCGTTGCCACCGACATGAACGAGGGCATCATCGCCCGCTTCCGCACGATGGCCATCCACCGCGGGTCCGTGCTGTTCGGACACGTCGTCGGCAGCGTGCTGCAGGCGATCATCAGTGTCGTCCTCGTCGGTGCCGTCGGCGTCGCCATGGGCTTCCGCTCCACGGACGCCACCGTTCTGGAATGGCTGGCGGCGTTCGGGCTGCTCGCCCTCTTCGCCCTCGCGTTCACCTGGATCGCGGTCGGCATGGGCATGGGCAGCCCCAACGCCGAGGCGGCCAGCAACAGCGCCATGCCGCTGATCCTCCTGCCCCTCATCTCCAGCGCCTTCGTCCCCCTGGACTCCATGCCCGGCTGGTTCCAGCCGATCGCCGAGTACCAGCCCTTCACCCCGGCCATCGAGACCCTGCGCGGACTTCTCCTCGGTACGGGGATCGGCAACAACTGGTGGATCGCCCTCGCCTGGTGCCTGGGCCTGAGCGTCCTCGGCCACCGCTGGTCGAAGGCACAGTTCGACCGCGACCCCAAGTAG